The genomic window CGGTGGCATTGTTACTATAAGGTTTTTTATTTCCTTATGTGCAAACCGATTTAATATGTCATAGAACGTTTTATGAAACCACTCGGGCTTAAACTTTTTAAATGTTGTTTGAGTGAACTTGAATAAATCATCTTTACTATTATCTACATCTTCCTGGTATAGCAGTTGTTCAAGTTCATATATTTCTTCATTGCTCAGGCTCATTTGCTTTTTCTAATAACTCTTTTAATCTTTTAGCTCTTTCCTCTTTTGTCATATCAGGAAACTGCGGTAGCTCAACTTCTAAAGATTGTTTAGGTTTGCCCTCAATTCTGTCTAAGACGATGTTAATCGCTCTTAAATCTCCATTCATAGCTTTTGACAATAAAGTAGTAGCCACAACCTCATTCAAAGTAGTTTCGCTTTCAATTTTACCTTTCTTGGTTTTTGTTTCACCACCTTTGGTAACTTTGATTTCATACTCCACGCTTTTAGCTTCGCCA from Formosa sp. Hel1_33_131 includes these protein-coding regions:
- a CDS encoding DUF5681 domain-containing protein, whose translation is MGKGNPNLAEDGKATRFSSTNQPKNRGKKGKSISEFLREFGEAKSVEYEIKVTKGGETKTKKGKIESETTLNEVVATTLLSKAMNGDLRAINIVLDRIEGKPKQSLEVELPQFPDMTKEERAKRLKELLEKANEPEQ